In one window of Acidobacteriota bacterium DNA:
- the rplR gene encoding 50S ribosomal protein L18, with protein sequence MAKQASRTYRRSRIHRRIRKALSGTPERPRLCVFRSLKHMYAQIIDDQHGRSLVSASTLKVNGEKMPNGGNIDAARRVGTSIARQALASGINEVVFDRGGYRYFGRVKALADAAREVGLKF encoded by the coding sequence ATGGCGAAGCAGGCGAGTCGGACTTATCGAAGATCCCGGATCCACCGCCGGATCCGGAAGGCGCTGTCGGGAACGCCCGAGCGGCCCCGCCTTTGTGTCTTTCGCAGCCTGAAACACATGTATGCCCAGATTATCGACGACCAGCACGGCCGGAGTCTGGTGAGTGCTTCGACCTTGAAGGTGAACGGCGAGAAAATGCCCAACGGAGGCAATATCGACGCCGCTCGCCGCGTCGGGACCAGCATCGCCCGACAGGCTCTCGCCTCCGGGATCAACGAGGTGGTCTTCGACCGCGGCGGGTACAGGTATTTCGGCCGGGTCAAGGCTCTGGCGGACGCCGCCCGGGAGGTGGGGCTCAAGTTCTAG
- the rplF gene encoding 50S ribosomal protein L6 gives MSRVGKMPIPIPSGVKVSVLGGQVRVQGPLGSMSTAVPRGITAAVENGELRVRRGGEDKTSRSLHGLARSLLANSVTGVTKGFRKELDIVGIGFRAELRGRSLILSLGFSHTIDFPVPDGITIRVERTNRQIQNYVATIQVEGVDKYRVGQVAADIRALKRPDAYKGKGIRYRNEQIHLKVGKKGA, from the coding sequence ATGTCGCGCGTAGGCAAAATGCCCATCCCCATACCCAGCGGGGTGAAGGTTTCGGTTCTGGGTGGTCAGGTTCGAGTCCAGGGCCCGCTGGGGTCCATGTCGACCGCGGTTCCGCGAGGGATCACCGCCGCGGTGGAGAACGGCGAGCTCCGAGTCCGGAGGGGCGGCGAGGACAAGACCTCCCGGTCGCTGCACGGATTGGCCCGGTCGCTGCTGGCGAATTCGGTGACGGGCGTCACCAAGGGCTTCCGCAAGGAGCTGGATATAGTCGGAATCGGTTTCCGTGCCGAACTGCGAGGCCGATCTCTGATCCTGTCGCTGGGGTTTTCCCATACCATCGATTTCCCCGTCCCGGACGGCATCACCATCCGGGTGGAGCGGACCAACCGCCAGATCCAGAACTACGTCGCGACGATTCAGGTCGAAGGGGTGGACAAGTACCGTGTCGGACAGGTTGCCGCCGACATCCGCGCCCTGAAGCGGCCGGATGCCTACAAGGGGAAGGGGATCCGGTACAGAAACGAGCAGATTCACCTGAAGGTGGGCAAGAAGGGAGCCTGA
- the rpsH gene encoding 30S ribosomal protein S8 yields the protein MSVTYPIADLLTRIRNALVARHDAVRIPHSRLKAEVVKILHQEGYISGYTTDGEPPFQKLTVRLKYGPDKMPVIQVLRCVSTPGRRRYVGRNEIPLVLEGLGINILSTSQGILTGKKARESGIGGELLCEVY from the coding sequence ATGTCAGTCACGTATCCCATAGCCGATCTTCTCACCCGGATCAGAAACGCCCTCGTGGCCCGGCACGATGCGGTCCGGATCCCCCACTCCAGGCTCAAGGCGGAAGTGGTGAAAATCCTCCATCAGGAAGGCTACATCTCCGGCTACACGACCGACGGAGAACCGCCGTTCCAGAAGCTGACGGTCCGCCTCAAATACGGTCCCGACAAAATGCCCGTGATCCAGGTCCTTCGCTGTGTCAGCACTCCGGGGCGCCGCAGATACGTGGGCAGGAACGAGATTCCCCTGGTTTTGGAGGGACTGGGCATCAACATCCTTTCCACCTCTCAGGGAATCCTGACCGGCAAGAAGGCCCGGGAGTCGGGTATCGGTGGAGAGTTGCTCTGCGAGGTGTATTGA
- a CDS encoding type Z 30S ribosomal protein S14, whose protein sequence is MARNGLIAKQRRPAKFSTRRYNRCRRCGRARGYLRKFQLCRICFRQLALLGEIPGVIKSSW, encoded by the coding sequence ATGGCCCGAAATGGTTTGATTGCGAAACAAAGAAGACCAGCCAAGTTCTCCACGCGGCGCTACAACCGATGCCGGCGTTGCGGGCGTGCTCGCGGTTATCTGCGCAAGTTCCAGCTCTGCAGGATCTGTTTCCGCCAGTTGGCTTTGTTGGGAGAGATTCCGGGAGTGATCAAGTCCAGTTGGTGA
- the rplE gene encoding 50S ribosomal protein L5, with product MARLKQKIKEEVVPKLVEEFGYDNVMAIPRLVKVVVNLGMGQAIQNIRLLDSASAELTAITGQKAVVTRARKSIAGFKLRQGMPIGVMVTLRGNRMLEFLDRLINIGLPRVRDFRGVPPNAFDGQGNYTLGIREHLIFPEIDLGRAETTHGMNVTIVTTAKSDEEARVLLAGLGVPFGREEDRQLIF from the coding sequence GTGGCTCGGCTCAAACAGAAGATCAAGGAAGAGGTGGTCCCGAAGCTGGTGGAGGAGTTCGGCTATGACAACGTCATGGCGATCCCCAGGCTGGTGAAGGTCGTGGTCAATCTGGGCATGGGACAGGCGATCCAGAATATTCGCCTGCTGGACTCGGCGTCGGCCGAGCTGACCGCCATCACCGGGCAGAAGGCGGTGGTGACCCGCGCCAGGAAATCCATCGCCGGGTTCAAGCTGCGCCAGGGGATGCCCATCGGAGTGATGGTCACGTTGCGCGGCAACCGGATGCTCGAGTTCCTGGACCGGCTCATCAACATCGGTCTGCCCCGGGTCCGGGATTTTCGAGGCGTTCCACCCAACGCTTTCGACGGACAGGGCAACTATACGCTCGGAATCCGGGAGCACTTGATCTTTCCGGAGATCGACTTGGGCCGTGCCGAGACGACGCACGGAATGAACGTCACCATAGTGACGACCGCCAAGTCGGATGAAGAGGCGCGCGTCCTGCTGGCGGGACTCGGCGTGCCCTTCGGCCGGGAGGAGGACCGCCAACTGATTTTTTGA
- the rplX gene encoding 50S ribosomal protein L24, with protein MLHVKANDQVLVLAGKDRGKTGRVLQVLSDGKRAVIERINMIHRHTRQNPQQNVQGGILEKEAPVALSNLQVICGECNRASRVGYTRLSDGKKVRTCKKCGGTIDK; from the coding sequence ATGCTCCACGTGAAGGCGAATGACCAGGTGCTGGTGCTGGCCGGGAAAGACCGCGGCAAGACGGGGCGCGTCCTCCAGGTATTGTCCGATGGGAAACGAGCCGTGATCGAGAGGATCAACATGATCCATCGGCACACCAGGCAGAATCCGCAACAGAACGTGCAAGGCGGAATCCTGGAAAAGGAAGCCCCCGTGGCTCTCTCGAATCTGCAGGTGATCTGCGGGGAGTGCAACCGGGCGAGCCGGGTGGGATATACGCGGCTCTCGGACGGAAAGAAGGTCCGAACCTGCAAGAAGTGCGGAGGCACCATCGACAAGTAG
- the rplN gene encoding 50S ribosomal protein L14 → MIQMQTVLNVADNSGARRISCISPLGGDVGRGASLGEVITASVKEASPNGAVKKGQVVKAVVVRMRKENRRPDGSYIRFDENAAVVINNAREPVGTRVFGPVARELREKRFMRIVSLAPEVL, encoded by the coding sequence ATGATCCAGATGCAGACCGTTCTGAACGTTGCCGACAATTCGGGAGCCCGAAGGATTTCCTGCATCTCGCCCTTGGGCGGAGACGTGGGACGGGGCGCCAGCCTGGGAGAGGTCATCACGGCCTCGGTGAAGGAGGCCAGCCCCAACGGCGCGGTGAAGAAGGGACAGGTGGTGAAGGCTGTGGTCGTCCGGATGCGCAAGGAGAACCGGCGGCCGGACGGCTCTTACATCCGCTTCGACGAGAACGCGGCCGTCGTCATCAACAACGCGCGGGAACCGGTGGGAACCCGCGTCTTCGGTCCCGTGGCGAGAGAATTGAGGGAAAAGCGATTCATGAGGATCGTTTCGTTGGCTCCCGAGGTTTTGTGA
- the rpsQ gene encoding 30S ribosomal protein S17 — protein sequence MATESVETRRRKRNRKTGRVVSASMTKGIVVAVDRLVAHPLYKKTIRRTSKLMAHDEENACRPGDKVLIEETRPLSKRKRWTLVRVVEKAKG from the coding sequence ATGGCGACTGAGTCGGTGGAAACGCGAAGGCGAAAGAGGAATCGGAAGACCGGACGGGTGGTCTCCGCCTCCATGACCAAGGGAATCGTCGTGGCCGTCGACCGTCTGGTGGCCCATCCCCTCTACAAGAAGACCATTCGGCGCACCAGCAAGCTCATGGCCCACGACGAAGAGAACGCGTGCCGGCCGGGCGACAAGGTTCTGATCGAGGAAACCCGGCCTTTGAGCAAGCGGAAGCGCTGGACCCTGGTGCGGGTCGTGGAGAAAGCCAAGGGGTAG
- the rpmC gene encoding 50S ribosomal protein L29 has protein sequence MNPSKLREMSLEDLESEGQALSEQIFRLRFQKATGQLENRTRIRQIRRDLARVKTIVAERRQQRQ, from the coding sequence ATGAACCCATCCAAGCTGAGAGAAATGTCATTGGAGGACCTGGAGTCGGAGGGGCAGGCGCTCTCCGAGCAGATCTTCCGGCTGCGGTTCCAAAAGGCCACGGGACAACTGGAGAACCGCACCAGGATCCGTCAGATCCGGCGGGATCTGGCCCGGGTCAAGACGATTGTGGCGGAGAGACGGCAACAGCGGCAGTGA
- the rplP gene encoding 50S ribosomal protein L16, with amino-acid sequence MLMPKKIKYRKQQKGRMTGKAIRGSTMSFGEYGLKAVQPGWITDRQIEAARIAMTRYVRRGGKIWIRVFPAKPITKKPAETRMGKGKGAPTGWVAVVRPGTILYEMEGLPHDMAKEAMRLAANKLPLRTRFVTRLDSA; translated from the coding sequence ATGTTGATGCCGAAGAAGATCAAGTACCGGAAGCAGCAGAAGGGGAGAATGACGGGCAAGGCCATCCGCGGCAGCACCATGTCGTTCGGCGAATACGGCCTCAAGGCCGTGCAGCCCGGTTGGATCACGGATCGGCAGATCGAGGCGGCCAGAATCGCGATGACCCGTTATGTCCGGCGGGGAGGGAAGATCTGGATCCGGGTCTTTCCCGCTAAGCCGATCACCAAGAAACCGGCGGAGACCAGAATGGGCAAAGGGAAAGGGGCTCCCACGGGATGGGTGGCGGTGGTGCGGCCCGGAACCATCCTCTATGAAATGGAGGGGCTGCCCCACGACATGGCGAAGGAAGCCATGCGGCTGGCAGCCAACAAACTGCCGTTGCGGACTCGCTTCGTGACCCGTCTGGATTCGGCATGA
- the rpsC gene encoding 30S ribosomal protein S3 — protein MGQKVHPYGFRLGYINTWRSRWYAEKNYGDLLHEDLQIKKNLKRQFYHAGISSIEIERMAANKLTVIVRTARPGIIIGRKGSEIDRLKSDLQAATGREVYINIQEEQKPETDAQLVAESICQQLLRRVAFRRAMRRAVETAVRFGAQGIKVRCGGRLNGAEIARAEWYLHGRLPLHTLRARIDHGFAEAFTTYGVIGVKVWVYKGEVFGDEETSRSN, from the coding sequence TTGGGTCAGAAAGTCCACCCGTACGGGTTCCGCCTGGGTTACATCAACACGTGGCGCTCCCGCTGGTATGCGGAAAAGAACTACGGGGATCTGCTGCACGAGGACCTTCAGATCAAGAAGAATCTGAAGCGGCAGTTCTACCATGCCGGGATCTCCTCCATCGAGATCGAGAGGATGGCGGCCAACAAGCTCACGGTCATCGTGAGAACGGCTCGGCCCGGGATCATCATCGGCCGCAAAGGCAGCGAAATCGACAGGTTGAAGAGTGATCTCCAGGCCGCCACCGGACGGGAGGTCTACATCAATATTCAGGAGGAACAGAAGCCTGAGACGGATGCCCAGTTGGTGGCCGAGTCCATCTGCCAGCAGCTCTTGCGCCGCGTGGCCTTCCGCAGGGCCATGCGCCGCGCCGTCGAGACCGCGGTGCGATTTGGAGCCCAGGGGATCAAGGTCCGTTGCGGCGGCCGGCTCAACGGCGCCGAGATCGCCAGAGCCGAGTGGTATCTCCACGGCCGGCTGCCTCTCCATACCCTGCGGGCCCGGATCGACCATGGCTTCGCCGAAGCCTTCACCACCTACGGCGTCATCGGCGTCAAGGTGTGGGTCTACAAGGGTGAGGTCTTCGGGGACGAGGAAACGTCCCGGTCCAATTGA
- the rplV gene encoding 50S ribosomal protein L22 has protein sequence MEASATAKFVKGSPQKARLVIDLIRGRKVEAALDILRFSGRRAARSISKVLRSAIANAEQKEPMVDVDDLFVKEAFVDLGPTKWRFRTRPVPMGRAFRERRRQSHITIRVSDGES, from the coding sequence GTGGAAGCATCGGCTACGGCAAAATTCGTAAAAGGGTCGCCCCAGAAGGCGCGTCTGGTCATCGACCTGATTCGGGGCCGGAAGGTGGAGGCGGCGCTGGACATCCTCCGATTCTCGGGGAGGAGGGCGGCTCGCTCCATCTCCAAGGTGTTGCGTTCGGCCATCGCCAACGCCGAGCAGAAGGAGCCGATGGTCGACGTGGATGATCTGTTCGTGAAGGAGGCCTTCGTCGACCTGGGACCGACCAAGTGGCGTTTCAGAACGCGCCCCGTTCCCATGGGGCGGGCCTTCCGCGAGCGCCGGCGGCAGAGCCACATTACGATCCGGGTTTCGGACGGAGAGTCATAG
- the rpsS gene encoding 30S ribosomal protein S19: MPRSVKKGPFVDAHLVKKLRHLNETNERAVIRTWSRRSTITPEMVGHTIAVHNGKKFIPIYITENVVGHKLGEFAPTRNFRGHIRKSERMARMR, encoded by the coding sequence ATGCCCAGGTCGGTCAAAAAGGGTCCCTTCGTGGACGCTCACTTGGTCAAGAAACTGCGCCACCTCAATGAGACCAACGAGAGGGCGGTGATCCGGACCTGGTCCCGGAGGTCGACCATAACGCCGGAGATGGTGGGACACACGATTGCCGTTCACAACGGCAAGAAGTTCATTCCCATCTACATCACCGAGAACGTCGTGGGCCATAAGCTGGGAGAATTCGCTCCCACGAGAAATTTCAGGGGACACATTCGCAAATCCGAGCGCATGGCCAGGATGCGGTAG
- the rplB gene encoding 50S ribosomal protein L2 — protein sequence MPLKSYKPTSPGTRFRTVQTGEDLTDIKPLKRLTRGKKRISGRNSDGKICVRRRGGGHKRRYRVIDFKRNKDDVPARVAAIEYDPNRSARIARLHYLDGEKRYILAPNGLKVGDEVISGPAVDIMPGNCLPIANIPLGTMIHNIELTQGRGGQMVRSAGGSAQLLAKEGKYAQIKLPSGEVRKVHVLCRATIGQVGNVDHENVSLGKAGANRWRGRRPKVRGVAMNPVDHPMGGGEGKSSGGRHPTSPWGWKTKGYRTRKNNRTGKMIVRRRKK from the coding sequence ATGCCATTGAAAAGCTACAAACCCACGTCGCCCGGCACCAGATTCCGAACCGTTCAGACCGGCGAGGATCTGACCGACATCAAGCCGCTCAAGCGCCTGACCCGGGGCAAGAAGCGGATCAGCGGCCGCAACAGCGACGGAAAGATCTGCGTCCGGCGCCGGGGAGGCGGCCACAAGCGGCGCTATCGAGTCATCGACTTCAAGCGAAACAAGGATGACGTGCCGGCGCGAGTCGCCGCCATCGAATACGACCCCAATCGGAGCGCCCGCATCGCCCGGCTCCATTATCTGGACGGAGAGAAGCGGTACATCCTGGCGCCCAACGGGCTGAAGGTGGGCGACGAGGTGATCTCGGGACCGGCGGTGGACATCATGCCGGGCAATTGCCTGCCCATCGCCAACATCCCGCTGGGAACCATGATCCACAACATCGAACTGACCCAGGGGCGGGGCGGCCAGATGGTTCGTTCCGCCGGCGGAAGCGCACAGTTGCTGGCCAAAGAGGGGAAATACGCCCAGATCAAACTGCCTTCGGGCGAAGTGCGCAAGGTCCATGTCCTCTGCCGGGCGACCATCGGCCAGGTGGGGAACGTCGATCACGAGAACGTCTCCCTGGGAAAGGCGGGAGCCAACCGTTGGCGCGGCCGGCGGCCCAAGGTCAGAGGCGTGGCCATGAATCCCGTCGACCATCCCATGGGCGGCGGCGAAGGGAAGAGTTCGGGCGGACGGCATCCCACGTCACCCTGGGGCTGGAAGACGAAAGGCTACCGGACCCGGAAGAACAACCGGACCGGAAAGATGATTGTCCGGCGGAGAAAGAAGTAG
- a CDS encoding 50S ribosomal protein L23: MSSYDILRLPHITEKAAIQKDDLDGRVVVFKVRPEATKQQVKAAVQRIFDVEVNSVRTANFKGKVKRMGKYRGRRAAWKKAYVTLKPGQDMPEFFDTV; the protein is encoded by the coding sequence ATGAGCAGTTACGATATTCTCAGGCTCCCCCACATTACCGAGAAGGCCGCCATTCAGAAGGACGATCTCGACGGCCGGGTCGTGGTCTTCAAGGTCCGGCCCGAGGCCACGAAGCAGCAGGTGAAGGCGGCGGTCCAGAGGATTTTCGACGTCGAGGTCAATTCCGTTCGAACCGCCAACTTCAAGGGCAAGGTCAAGAGAATGGGCAAGTACCGGGGACGGCGGGCCGCTTGGAAAAAAGCCTATGTGACTCTGAAACCCGGCCAGGATATGCCGGAATTTTTCGACACGGTGTAG
- the rplD gene encoding 50S ribosomal protein L4, with translation MTESSPEIQVRNLSNEVVETLPLSRRVFDYQASESLLWEAVTAFLAGRRKGSHSTKTRAEVRGGGRKPWRQKGTGRARAGTIRSPLWRSGGVTFGPKPRNYAQSLSKKKRRGAVKLVLSDKLKNDNLLVLDSLEMSSHKTRNFVEVMGAFDLTRKLLVVDSRENRNLFLSTRNLPGVKMVPALGVNVYDLVNAEVLMISKASLLELQEVLLRS, from the coding sequence TTGACTGAGTCGTCGCCGGAAATCCAGGTCAGAAACCTGAGCAACGAGGTTGTGGAGACACTGCCCCTCTCCCGCCGGGTCTTCGACTACCAGGCATCCGAATCCCTGTTGTGGGAAGCGGTGACCGCCTTTCTGGCCGGACGGCGCAAGGGTTCCCATTCCACCAAGACTCGCGCCGAAGTGCGGGGAGGCGGCCGGAAACCATGGCGGCAGAAGGGCACCGGACGGGCCCGTGCCGGGACCATCAGGAGTCCCCTCTGGAGATCGGGAGGCGTGACCTTCGGTCCCAAGCCGAGAAACTACGCACAGTCGCTGTCCAAGAAGAAACGGAGAGGCGCCGTCAAGCTGGTCCTCTCGGACAAGCTGAAGAACGATAACCTTCTGGTTTTGGACTCGTTGGAGATGTCCAGCCACAAGACCAGGAACTTCGTGGAGGTCATGGGCGCCTTCGACCTGACCCGGAAGCTGCTGGTGGTGGATTCGAGGGAGAACCGGAACTTGTTCCTGAGCACTCGAAACCTGCCGGGAGTCAAGATGGTTCCGGCCCTCGGCGTCAACGTCTACGACCTGGTGAACGCCGAGGTCCTGATGATCAGCAAGGCTTCATTGCTGGAGCTGCAGGAGGTGTTGCTGAGGTCATGA
- the rplC gene encoding 50S ribosomal protein L3 → MLQGMIGRKVGMTQLFDERGQVIPVTVLQTGPCIVVQKKTPEKEGYSALQLGLIEPGTRSRRLTLGERGHLRQAGSPPTRILREFAYEETEGTALKVGDEVLAHQVFQADDTVNIVGTSKGRGFQGVIKRHGFGGGRATHGSMFHRAPGSIGQSASPSRVFPGTRGPGRMGNKRVTIRNLQVVKVDEENHLLLVKGSVPGSRAHTLAIVRSGRRN, encoded by the coding sequence ATGCTCCAGGGGATGATCGGCAGGAAAGTGGGAATGACCCAGCTCTTCGACGAAAGGGGCCAGGTCATTCCGGTGACGGTGCTTCAGACCGGCCCTTGCATCGTGGTCCAGAAGAAGACCCCTGAGAAAGAGGGCTATTCCGCACTTCAGTTGGGTCTCATCGAGCCCGGAACCCGGTCCCGGCGCCTCACCCTGGGCGAGAGGGGGCATTTGCGTCAGGCAGGTTCGCCGCCGACCCGGATCCTGCGCGAGTTTGCGTACGAAGAGACTGAAGGGACGGCATTGAAAGTCGGCGATGAAGTTCTGGCCCACCAGGTCTTTCAGGCCGACGACACCGTCAACATCGTGGGCACCAGCAAGGGCCGCGGATTCCAGGGCGTGATCAAGCGCCACGGATTCGGCGGCGGCCGGGCGACCCATGGATCCATGTTTCATCGGGCTCCAGGCTCCATTGGCCAGAGCGCTTCGCCCAGTCGAGTCTTTCCCGGGACCCGCGGGCCCGGGCGGATGGGGAACAAGCGGGTCACCATCCGAAACCTGCAAGTGGTCAAAGTGGACGAAGAGAACCACCTCTTGCTGGTCAAGGGGTCGGTGCCGGGCAGCCGGGCCCACACCCTCGCCATCGTCCGTTCGGGGAGGCGGAATTGA
- the rpsJ gene encoding 30S ribosomal protein S10: MNNEKIRIRLKAYDHRVLDHSTGEIVDIARRTGARVSGPIPLPTRIGRYTVLRSPHVDKKSREQFEIRTHKRLVDILEPTPQTVDALMKLDLPAAIDVEIKAYGAEKE; the protein is encoded by the coding sequence ATGAACAACGAGAAGATCCGCATCCGACTCAAGGCTTACGACCACCGGGTCCTGGACCACTCCACCGGTGAGATCGTGGACATCGCGCGCCGCACCGGGGCCCGGGTTTCGGGTCCGATCCCGCTGCCCACCCGCATCGGCCGCTACACCGTGCTGCGTTCTCCCCACGTGGACAAGAAGTCCCGGGAGCAGTTCGAAATCAGGACCCACAAGCGCCTTGTGGACATCCTGGAGCCGACGCCGCAGACGGTGGACGCCTTGATGAAACTGGATCTTCCGGCTGCCATCGACGTGGAGATCAAGGCCTACGGAGCCGAGAAGGAATAG
- the tuf gene encoding elongation factor Tu codes for MAKEKFQRTKPHVNIGTIGHVDHGKTTLTAAITQVLSAENPSVEIRDFDSIDNAPEERERGITIAVAHVEYETAERHYAHVDCPGHADYIKNMITGAAQMDGAILVVSAADGPMPQTREHILLARQVGVPSIVVFLNKVDMVDDEELLELVELEVRELLSQYEFPGDDIPVVYGSALKAMEGDAGAQDQIRELMDAVDGYVPMPERDVDKPFLMPIEDIFSISGRGTVVTGRVERGKIKVGTEMEIVGIRPTMKRVVTGVEMFRKLLDEGQAGDNVGLLLRGTPKNEVERGQVVAAKGSITPHTKCQAEAYILTREEGGRHTPFFTGYRPQFYFRTTDVTGNVTLPDGTEMVMPGDNVTIEFNLITPIAIERGLRFAIREGGHTVGAGTITRILE; via the coding sequence ATGGCGAAGGAGAAGTTTCAGCGCACGAAGCCGCATGTGAACATTGGAACCATCGGGCACGTGGACCACGGCAAGACGACGTTGACGGCGGCCATCACGCAGGTGTTGAGCGCCGAGAATCCCAGCGTGGAGATCCGGGATTTCGATTCCATCGACAACGCGCCGGAAGAGCGGGAGCGGGGGATCACCATCGCGGTGGCCCACGTGGAGTACGAGACGGCCGAGCGCCACTACGCGCACGTGGACTGTCCGGGACACGCCGACTACATCAAGAACATGATCACGGGAGCGGCCCAGATGGACGGGGCGATCCTGGTGGTCTCGGCGGCGGACGGGCCGATGCCGCAGACCCGCGAGCACATCCTGCTGGCGCGGCAGGTGGGAGTGCCCTCCATCGTGGTCTTCCTGAACAAGGTGGACATGGTGGATGACGAGGAGCTGCTGGAGCTGGTGGAGCTGGAGGTGCGGGAACTGCTGAGCCAGTACGAGTTTCCCGGGGACGACATTCCGGTGGTGTACGGGAGTGCCTTGAAGGCGATGGAGGGAGACGCGGGGGCGCAGGACCAGATCCGGGAGTTGATGGACGCGGTGGACGGGTACGTGCCGATGCCGGAGCGGGACGTGGACAAGCCGTTTCTGATGCCGATCGAGGATATTTTCTCCATCAGCGGCCGGGGCACGGTGGTGACGGGCCGGGTGGAGCGCGGGAAGATCAAGGTGGGGACGGAGATGGAGATCGTGGGGATCCGGCCCACGATGAAGCGGGTGGTGACGGGCGTGGAGATGTTCCGCAAGCTGCTGGACGAAGGTCAGGCGGGAGACAACGTGGGGTTGTTGCTGCGGGGGACGCCGAAGAACGAAGTGGAGCGTGGACAGGTGGTGGCGGCCAAGGGGTCGATCACGCCGCACACGAAATGCCAGGCGGAGGCGTACATATTGACCCGGGAGGAAGGCGGGCGGCACACGCCATTTTTCACGGGGTACCGGCCGCAGTTTTACTTTCGGACGACGGACGTGACGGGGAACGTGACGTTGCCGGACGGGACGGAGATGGTGATGCCGGGGGACAACGTGACGATCGAGTTCAACCTGATCACGCCCATCGCCATCGAGCGGGGCCTGCGCTTCGCCATCCGCGAAGGCGGCCACACGGTGGGCGCCGGCACCATCACCCGGATCCTGGAGTAG